A window from Vulcanimicrobium alpinum encodes these proteins:
- a CDS encoding DUF92 domain-containing protein, translated as MRPLDLLIGALFAGAIALAARRTHALTTGGALAAFAVGTVTYASGTLGFTFVLLAFFVPSVVLSRVGKRRKRALVDIGKAGARDAMQVLANGGVATLCAAAWAFTYDVRWAAAFAGAYAAATADTWGTEIGTLARGAPRSIVTGKRVPAGISGGITRAGSLAEAAGAAWLALAGTAGIAVAYALGSRGHATIWAFGEPATAIGLVAGGIALGGVAGALVDSLLGASLQELRFCDACGRSCETDPHVCGAPTRLMRGVRGVSNDAVNLLATLAGAAVAFALAAEAAITSR; from the coding sequence GTGCGGCCGCTCGACCTCCTGATCGGCGCGCTCTTCGCCGGCGCGATCGCGCTCGCAGCCCGGCGCACGCACGCACTGACGACCGGCGGCGCGCTCGCCGCCTTCGCCGTCGGGACCGTGACGTACGCGAGCGGGACGCTCGGCTTCACGTTCGTCCTGCTCGCGTTCTTCGTCCCCTCGGTCGTGCTCTCGCGGGTCGGAAAGCGCCGCAAACGTGCGCTGGTCGACATCGGGAAAGCGGGCGCTCGCGATGCGATGCAGGTGCTGGCGAACGGCGGCGTCGCGACGCTGTGCGCTGCAGCGTGGGCGTTCACGTACGACGTGCGTTGGGCGGCGGCGTTCGCGGGAGCGTACGCCGCTGCGACCGCCGATACGTGGGGGACGGAGATCGGAACGCTCGCGCGCGGGGCCCCGCGCTCGATCGTGACCGGGAAGCGCGTGCCGGCCGGCATCTCCGGCGGGATAACGCGCGCGGGATCGCTCGCCGAGGCGGCAGGCGCCGCGTGGCTGGCGCTCGCCGGAACGGCCGGGATCGCGGTGGCCTACGCGCTGGGCTCGCGAGGACACGCGACCATCTGGGCGTTCGGCGAGCCGGCGACGGCGATTGGGCTGGTCGCAGGCGGGATCGCGCTGGGGGGCGTCGCGGGCGCGCTCGTCGACTCGCTGCTGGGCGCGTCGCTGCAGGAGTTGCGGTTCTGCGACGCCTGCGGACGCTCGTGCGAGACCGACCCGCACGTCTGCGGCGCACCGACGCGCCTGATGCGCGGCGTCCGCGGCGTCTCGAACGATGCGGTCAACCTGCTGGCTACCCTGGCCGGCGCCGCCGTCGCCTTCGCCCTCGCCGCCGAAGCCGCGATCACGTCGCGCTAA
- the hemL gene encoding glutamate-1-semialdehyde 2,1-aminomutase, giving the protein MNRSGSDTAFAAAKRVIPGGVNSTVRAFKGVGGTPVFMRSAKGAYLTDVDGNDYLDYVLSWGPMIAGHAHPDVVRALQEAATRGTSYGTPTEYETELARMIVAAVPSIDKVRFCSSGTEATANAIRLARGYTGRDKFIKFEGCYHGCADPFLIAAGSSALTTGVPNSKGVPAATARDTLIVPYNDAAAVRAAFEHNPEQIAAVIVEPCVGNMGFVQPLPGFLAALRTLTREFGALLIFDEVMTGFRVGMGGVQKREGVLPDITTLGKVIGGGLPVGAFGGTAEILDHLTPDGDVFQAGTLSGNPMAMSAGIATLRLLSDTTFAHLEGLATRLCSGMAEVFRRRSVPHWVGAAGSMFGFFFTDGPVTDLAGAKTADTALYARFFHAMLDRGVYFAPSQFEAGFLSLAHDRAEIDRTIELADDALAATLQQAPGDAVCL; this is encoded by the coding sequence ATGAACCGCAGCGGCAGCGACACGGCGTTCGCGGCCGCCAAACGCGTGATCCCGGGCGGCGTCAACTCGACGGTCCGTGCGTTCAAAGGCGTCGGCGGGACGCCGGTCTTCATGCGTTCGGCGAAGGGCGCGTACCTGACCGACGTCGACGGCAACGACTATCTCGACTACGTCCTCTCGTGGGGTCCGATGATCGCCGGTCACGCGCATCCGGACGTGGTGCGCGCGCTCCAGGAAGCAGCAACGCGCGGGACGTCGTACGGGACGCCGACCGAATACGAGACCGAACTCGCGCGGATGATCGTCGCCGCGGTCCCGTCGATCGACAAGGTGCGCTTTTGCTCGTCGGGGACCGAAGCGACCGCGAACGCGATCCGGCTCGCGCGCGGCTATACCGGCCGCGACAAGTTCATCAAGTTCGAGGGCTGCTATCACGGCTGCGCCGACCCGTTCTTGATCGCGGCCGGCTCGAGCGCGCTCACGACGGGCGTTCCCAACTCAAAGGGCGTCCCGGCCGCGACCGCGCGCGACACGCTCATCGTGCCCTACAACGACGCGGCCGCGGTGCGCGCCGCGTTCGAGCACAATCCCGAGCAGATCGCGGCGGTGATCGTCGAGCCGTGCGTCGGCAACATGGGGTTCGTCCAGCCGCTGCCGGGGTTTCTCGCTGCGCTGCGCACGCTCACCCGCGAGTTCGGCGCGCTGCTGATCTTCGACGAAGTGATGACCGGCTTTCGGGTCGGAATGGGCGGCGTGCAGAAGCGCGAGGGCGTGCTTCCCGACATCACGACGCTCGGCAAGGTGATCGGCGGCGGCCTGCCGGTCGGCGCGTTCGGCGGGACGGCCGAGATCCTCGACCATCTCACCCCCGACGGCGACGTGTTCCAGGCCGGAACGCTCTCGGGGAATCCGATGGCGATGAGCGCCGGGATCGCGACCTTGCGACTTCTCTCGGACACGACCTTCGCGCATCTCGAAGGGCTTGCGACGCGGTTGTGCTCCGGGATGGCGGAGGTGTTCCGCCGGCGCAGCGTCCCGCACTGGGTCGGGGCGGCAGGATCGATGTTCGGCTTCTTCTTCACGGATGGTCCGGTGACGGATCTCGCCGGCGCCAAGACGGCGGATACCGCGCTCTACGCGCGCTTCTTCCACGCGATGCTCGATCGCGGGGTGTATTTCGCGCCATCGCAGTTCGAGGCAGGCTTCTTGTCGCTCGCACACGACCGCGCCGAGATCGACCGCACCATCGAGCTCGCCGACGATGCGCTCGCGGCGACCCTACAACAGGCTCCGGGTGACGCTGTATGCCTCTAG
- the hemB gene encoding porphobilinogen synthase: MNVAERTRIVARPRRLRSSAAMRALVRETRVNRDGLVQPLFIVEGAGVIQPIGSMPGVNRYSVDTVVAECRELDAAGVRSVLLFGIPDAADKDAYATVNHDPNGIVQRAARAIKDALPHLLVIADLCNCEYTDHGHCGILDPAGDVDNDATLEVLAKTALTYARSGVDIVAPSDMMDGRVAAIRTALDDEGFTKVAIMSYAAKYASAFYGPFREAAESTPSFGDRRTYQMDPANGREALKEVQLDLDEGADIVMVKPAMAYLDVVREVRAMTDVPVAVYHVSGEYSMIKAAAERGWIDEERAVDETLTAMTRAGADIIITYFAKGYLQRTR; encoded by the coding sequence ATGAACGTCGCCGAGCGAACCCGGATCGTCGCCCGCCCGAGGCGCCTGAGGTCGAGTGCGGCGATGCGTGCGCTGGTGCGCGAGACGCGCGTCAACCGCGACGGCCTCGTGCAGCCGCTGTTCATCGTCGAAGGCGCGGGCGTAATCCAGCCGATCGGCTCGATGCCCGGGGTCAACCGCTACTCGGTCGACACCGTCGTCGCCGAGTGCCGCGAACTCGACGCGGCCGGCGTGCGCTCCGTCCTGCTGTTCGGGATCCCCGACGCCGCCGACAAGGACGCGTACGCGACCGTCAATCACGATCCCAACGGGATCGTTCAGCGTGCCGCGCGCGCGATCAAAGACGCGCTGCCGCACCTGCTGGTGATCGCCGACCTCTGCAACTGCGAGTACACCGATCACGGGCACTGCGGGATCCTCGATCCCGCCGGCGACGTCGACAACGACGCCACGCTCGAGGTGCTGGCGAAGACGGCGCTGACGTACGCGCGCAGCGGCGTCGACATCGTCGCGCCCTCCGACATGATGGACGGCCGCGTCGCCGCGATCCGCACCGCGCTCGACGACGAGGGCTTCACCAAGGTCGCGATCATGTCGTACGCCGCGAAGTACGCGTCGGCGTTCTACGGCCCGTTCCGCGAAGCGGCCGAGTCGACGCCGTCGTTCGGCGACCGCCGCACCTATCAGATGGATCCGGCGAACGGTCGCGAGGCGCTCAAAGAAGTGCAGCTCGATCTCGACGAAGGCGCCGACATCGTGATGGTCAAGCCGGCGATGGCGTATCTCGACGTCGTGCGCGAGGTGCGCGCGATGACCGACGTCCCCGTCGCCGTCTACCACGTCAGCGGCGAGTACTCGATGATCAAGGCCGCGGCCGAACGCGGCTGGATCGACGAGGAACGCGCGGTCGACGAGACGCTCACCGCGATGACGCGCGCCGGCGCCGACATCATCATCACCTACTTCGCCAAAGGCTATCTGCAGAGAACACGGTGA
- the mobA gene encoding molybdenum cofactor guanylyltransferase gives MDPQQHPGDTAIGVCILAGGEATRLPGKLTLAVGDVPMLVRVYRNVSPAGETWISTKGTLPPEIDLDAPMVVDRWPLRGPLSGLISTMSEMRTEWVFAVAGDAPFVDAAFAARLASYAAPSLDAIVPTHDEANRRIEPLAALYRRDAFVREGLPVLLGGSGALRLVIDRLRTRFVPVQDQRVLANVNTPAEYDALRGALA, from the coding sequence ATGGATCCGCAGCAGCATCCCGGCGATACCGCGATCGGCGTCTGCATCCTCGCCGGCGGCGAAGCGACGCGCCTGCCGGGGAAGCTGACGCTCGCGGTCGGCGACGTGCCGATGCTCGTGCGCGTCTATCGCAACGTCTCGCCGGCCGGCGAGACGTGGATCTCCACCAAGGGAACGCTGCCGCCCGAGATCGACCTCGACGCGCCGATGGTCGTCGACCGCTGGCCGCTGCGCGGTCCGCTCTCGGGACTGATCTCGACGATGAGCGAGATGCGTACCGAGTGGGTATTCGCCGTCGCCGGCGACGCGCCGTTCGTCGACGCCGCGTTCGCGGCGCGGCTGGCCTCGTACGCCGCGCCGTCGCTCGACGCGATCGTCCCCACGCACGACGAGGCGAACCGGCGGATCGAGCCGCTCGCCGCGCTGTACCGGCGCGACGCGTTCGTGCGCGAAGGTCTTCCGGTGCTGCTCGGCGGCAGCGGCGCACTGCGGCTGGTGATCGACCGCCTGCGCACGCGGTTCGTGCCGGTGCAGGATCAGCGCGTGCTCGCGAACGTCAACACGCCCGCGGAGTACGACGCGCTGCGCGGAGCCCTCGCATGA
- the cobA gene encoding uroporphyrinogen-III C-methyltransferase, with the protein MTLPHARTEKGKVWLVGAGPGDPGLLTLKAARALAQCDTLVYDYLASAAIVGLAPPDCEKIYVGKKAGAHTLTQDEITALIVKLGLDGKQVVRLKGGDVFVFARGGEEAQALAEAGVAFEIVPGITSAIAAPAYAGIPVTHRDHNTSFTIATGHEDPTKGYSSLNFAKLANRKATTIFLMAMGNLAGIVAKLREHGLEGETPVGIVHEGTKPSQRVLTATIDTVVDEVARTGIGAPAIVVIGDVVKEREHIRWFDAQPLFGKRVLVTRPSHQADDFASRLWEVGAEPVVAPTIAIGPPDDPHAAREAVTHVRDYAWVAFTSRNGVDAFFDTLTELGRDARAFGDAKIAAIGPKTAEALAARGIRVDLVPPTFVNEAVAAELLARTAPGDRVLVFRAQEARDVLPDSLRRHDRVVDVVAAYKTRFVDDPELAAHAASADIVTFTSSSTVAGFVHNVPGAAEALAGKTVAAIGPITAQKARDAGIRVDVVAEEFTVDGLLRALSAVATV; encoded by the coding sequence GTGACCCTACCGCACGCCCGTACTGAGAAGGGCAAAGTGTGGCTCGTCGGCGCCGGTCCCGGCGATCCGGGCCTGCTGACGCTCAAAGCCGCGCGCGCGCTCGCGCAGTGCGACACGCTGGTCTACGACTACCTCGCCTCAGCGGCGATCGTCGGCCTGGCGCCGCCGGATTGCGAGAAGATCTACGTCGGCAAGAAAGCCGGCGCGCACACGCTCACGCAGGACGAGATCACCGCGCTCATCGTGAAGCTCGGCCTCGACGGGAAACAAGTCGTACGGCTCAAGGGCGGCGACGTCTTCGTCTTCGCGCGCGGCGGCGAAGAAGCGCAGGCGCTCGCCGAAGCCGGCGTCGCGTTCGAGATCGTCCCCGGGATCACGTCGGCGATCGCGGCCCCCGCCTACGCCGGGATCCCGGTGACGCATCGCGATCACAACACGTCGTTCACGATCGCGACCGGCCACGAAGATCCGACGAAGGGCTATTCGTCGCTCAATTTCGCGAAGCTCGCGAACCGCAAGGCGACGACGATCTTCCTGATGGCGATGGGCAACCTAGCGGGGATCGTGGCGAAACTGCGCGAGCACGGGCTCGAAGGCGAGACGCCGGTCGGGATCGTGCACGAAGGGACGAAGCCGTCCCAGCGCGTGCTCACCGCGACGATCGACACGGTCGTCGACGAGGTCGCGCGGACCGGGATCGGCGCACCCGCGATCGTCGTGATCGGCGATGTCGTGAAGGAGCGCGAACACATCCGCTGGTTCGACGCCCAACCGCTGTTCGGCAAACGCGTGCTCGTCACGCGTCCGTCGCATCAGGCGGACGATTTCGCGAGCCGGTTGTGGGAAGTGGGCGCGGAACCGGTCGTCGCGCCGACGATCGCGATCGGGCCGCCCGACGATCCGCACGCGGCGCGCGAGGCGGTCACGCACGTGCGGGACTACGCGTGGGTCGCGTTCACCAGCCGCAACGGCGTCGACGCCTTCTTCGACACGCTGACCGAACTCGGGCGCGACGCGCGCGCGTTCGGCGATGCGAAGATCGCCGCGATCGGTCCGAAGACCGCCGAAGCGCTCGCGGCGCGCGGGATCCGCGTCGATCTGGTGCCGCCGACGTTCGTCAACGAAGCGGTCGCGGCCGAACTGCTCGCGCGCACCGCGCCGGGCGACCGCGTCCTCGTCTTCCGGGCGCAGGAAGCGCGCGACGTCCTCCCCGATTCGCTGCGCCGGCACGATCGCGTCGTCGACGTCGTCGCCGCGTACAAGACGCGGTTCGTCGACGATCCGGAACTGGCGGCCCACGCCGCGTCCGCCGACATCGTGACGTTCACGAGCTCGAGCACGGTCGCCGGCTTCGTCCACAACGTCCCCGGCGCGGCCGAGGCGCTGGCCGGGAAGACCGTCGCCGCGATCGGCCCGATCACCGCGCAGAAGGCGCGCGACGCCGGGATTCGCGTCGACGTGGTCGCCGAGGAGTTCACCGTCGACGGCCTGCTGCGGGCGCTCTCGGCCGTCGCGACGGTTTGA
- a CDS encoding Ldh family oxidoreductase, whose product MADVITTEYRLASEPALRAFAAAALEKVGVSSEDAAIVADVLVAADLRGIESHGVARLEPYYVKRIQAGRLNPRPAVTTVRETPTSILVDAGNGLGHPAGKRTMDAVLAKAAEHGAAFGAVRNSNHFGIAGYYAMQALERDMIGIASTNSVRFAAPTFGRDVMLGTNPLAFAIPANREPAFVLDFATTTVPKGKLEVYQRRGTPLKPGWAIDREGNETLDPQVALTGALLPLGGYGVDNGGHKGFGLGLLVEILCGVLAGGAFGNDLPLPDDGPLPGRISHFFAAFTIGGFRDPLQFKADMDTELRAFKDSAKAPGQDRIYVAGEIEHEKTLFNRAHGVPVHAKVWNGLQSMAADLGLPFEIAKR is encoded by the coding sequence ATGGCCGACGTCATCACGACCGAATACCGGCTCGCCTCCGAGCCGGCGCTCCGAGCGTTTGCGGCCGCCGCCCTCGAGAAGGTCGGGGTATCGAGCGAGGACGCGGCGATCGTCGCCGACGTCCTCGTCGCCGCCGACCTGCGGGGAATCGAGTCGCACGGCGTCGCGCGGCTCGAGCCGTACTACGTGAAGCGAATCCAGGCCGGGCGGCTCAATCCGCGTCCGGCGGTGACGACGGTGCGGGAGACGCCGACGTCGATCCTCGTCGACGCCGGCAACGGCCTCGGCCACCCCGCCGGGAAGCGGACGATGGATGCGGTGCTCGCCAAAGCCGCGGAGCACGGCGCGGCGTTCGGTGCCGTGCGCAACTCGAACCACTTCGGGATCGCCGGGTACTACGCGATGCAGGCCCTCGAACGCGACATGATCGGGATCGCGTCGACGAACAGCGTGCGTTTTGCGGCGCCGACGTTCGGCCGCGACGTGATGCTCGGAACGAATCCGCTTGCGTTCGCGATCCCCGCGAACCGCGAGCCCGCGTTCGTCCTCGATTTCGCCACCACGACGGTTCCCAAAGGGAAACTCGAAGTCTACCAGCGGCGCGGAACCCCGCTGAAGCCCGGCTGGGCGATCGATCGCGAAGGAAATGAGACGCTCGATCCGCAGGTGGCGCTGACCGGCGCACTCCTCCCGCTGGGCGGCTACGGCGTCGATAACGGCGGCCACAAAGGCTTCGGACTCGGCCTGCTGGTCGAGATCCTCTGCGGCGTGCTCGCGGGCGGCGCGTTCGGCAACGATCTCCCGCTCCCCGACGACGGCCCGTTGCCGGGACGAATCTCGCACTTCTTCGCCGCGTTCACGATCGGCGGGTTTCGCGATCCCCTGCAGTTCAAAGCCGACATGGACACGGAACTCCGTGCGTTCAAGGATTCGGCGAAGGCGCCCGGTCAGGATCGCATCTACGTCGCGGGCGAGATCGAACACGAGAAGACGCTGTTCAATCGCGCGCACGGCGTGCCGGTGCACGCGAAGGTGTGGAACGGCCTGCAGTCGATGGCGGCCGACCTCGGTCTTCCGTTCGAAATCGCAAAACGCTGA
- a CDS encoding DHA2 family efflux MFS transporter permease subunit → MAANVSAERDVSESGARLILITAGIMAATLMQTLDTTIVNVALPTIQGNLGASQDQGAWVVTGYIISAVIVIPLTPWLQARFGRKQYYATAIIGFTIASMLCGVAGSIQQLILYRVLQGAFGGGLVATGQAALRDTFPRRLLGASQAVFALGAIVGPSIGPTVGGWLTDNFSWNYVFFINLAPGIFAAFIILTMMRNPGDPKAIPIDGLGLALLAVGLGSLQYILDEGQRNDWFSDPVIRFFGFTAATGLIAFVFWELFGTKRPIVDLRALRYRAVAAGSALGFAIGSVLFGATVILPQYVQGLLGFTATLSGELIFVRAAFIALLTPFIARVAGSGRIDTRILLVTGFALIGVSQIWLGYITTSQNDFGSLVGPAIMAGIGLGLLFVPINIAVLSAIPPEIVPKATSFQALSLQLGGSFSTAALVTLLARRSAFHQSVLAQSAVASNPALQVLEGQMHSATAAVGNMDRLILQQASVMAYADAQWALGALTFFLLPLVFVLPRRRKGAAAPANIPME, encoded by the coding sequence ATGGCTGCGAACGTAAGCGCGGAGCGCGACGTCAGCGAATCCGGTGCGCGCCTGATCCTCATCACGGCGGGGATCATGGCGGCGACGCTGATGCAGACGCTCGACACGACGATCGTCAACGTCGCGCTGCCGACGATTCAAGGCAACCTCGGTGCCTCGCAGGATCAGGGCGCGTGGGTCGTGACCGGCTACATCATCTCGGCGGTCATCGTCATCCCGCTCACGCCGTGGCTGCAAGCGCGCTTCGGCCGCAAGCAGTACTACGCGACGGCGATCATCGGATTCACGATCGCGTCGATGCTCTGCGGCGTCGCCGGATCGATCCAGCAGCTGATCCTCTACCGCGTGCTGCAGGGCGCGTTCGGCGGCGGGCTCGTCGCGACGGGCCAGGCGGCGCTGCGCGACACGTTTCCGCGCCGCCTGCTCGGCGCATCGCAAGCGGTCTTCGCGCTCGGCGCGATCGTCGGTCCGTCGATCGGTCCGACGGTCGGCGGCTGGCTGACCGACAACTTCTCATGGAACTACGTCTTCTTCATCAACCTGGCGCCCGGGATCTTCGCGGCGTTCATCATCCTGACGATGATGCGCAATCCCGGCGACCCGAAGGCGATCCCGATCGACGGCCTGGGTCTCGCGCTGCTCGCGGTCGGACTCGGTTCGCTGCAGTACATCCTCGACGAGGGTCAGCGCAACGACTGGTTCTCCGATCCGGTGATCCGGTTCTTCGGCTTCACCGCGGCGACCGGACTGATCGCATTCGTCTTCTGGGAACTCTTTGGGACGAAGCGGCCGATCGTCGATCTGCGTGCCCTGCGGTATCGCGCCGTCGCGGCAGGGAGCGCGCTCGGCTTCGCGATTGGTTCGGTGCTGTTCGGCGCGACGGTGATCCTGCCGCAGTACGTGCAAGGTCTCCTCGGCTTCACCGCGACGCTCTCCGGCGAGCTGATCTTCGTGCGCGCCGCGTTCATCGCGCTGCTCACGCCGTTCATCGCGCGCGTCGCGGGCTCCGGCCGGATCGACACGCGCATCCTGCTCGTCACCGGCTTCGCGCTGATCGGCGTCTCGCAGATCTGGCTCGGGTACATCACCACCTCGCAGAACGACTTCGGGTCGCTCGTCGGCCCCGCGATCATGGCCGGGATCGGCCTGGGTCTGCTGTTCGTGCCGATCAACATCGCGGTGCTCAGCGCGATCCCGCCGGAAATCGTCCCAAAGGCGACGTCATTTCAAGCGCTCTCGCTGCAGCTCGGCGGTTCGTTCTCGACGGCGGCGCTCGTCACGCTGCTCGCGCGGCGCAGTGCGTTCCACCAGTCGGTGCTCGCGCAGAGCGCGGTGGCGAGCAATCCGGCGCTGCAGGTCCTCGAAGGGCAGATGCACAGTGCGACCGCCGCGGTCGGCAACATGGACCGGCTGATCCTGCAGCAGGCGTCGGTGATGGCGTACGCCGACGCGCAGTGGGCGCTCGGCGCGCTGACGTTCTTCTTGCTGCCGCTCGTCTTCGTGCTGCCGCGCCGCCGCAAAGGTGCGGCGGCGCCGGCCAATATTCCGATGGAGTGA
- a CDS encoding glutaredoxin family protein has product MGRSTEMVLYQAEWCSYCARVRKKMTDLLLDYKTVNVPYSHAERHEVKAASGQTSIPVLVDGDVVLDDDDDIIPYLERKYGAGAQAAS; this is encoded by the coding sequence ATGGGTCGTTCAACCGAGATGGTGCTCTATCAGGCCGAGTGGTGTTCGTACTGCGCGCGCGTGCGCAAGAAGATGACCGACTTGCTGCTCGACTACAAAACCGTCAACGTGCCCTACTCGCATGCCGAGCGGCACGAGGTGAAGGCCGCGTCGGGTCAGACCTCGATCCCGGTCCTCGTCGACGGCGACGTCGTCCTCGACGACGACGACGACATCATTCCGTATCTCGAGCGCAAGTACGGCGCGGGAGCGCAAGCCGCGAGCTGA
- the hemA gene encoding glutamyl-tRNA reductase, whose amino-acid sequence MCLGLSHNTAPVDVRERHAFPPQKMGEALIALRDYQAVREALMLQTCGRLEIYAELEDYEAGVGQLRTFLNNFRHGDVNDMDSYMYTLLGTQAIDHLFRVSTGLDSMLIGEAEILGQVKDAYVQAQRARSLGKTLHTLFREALEAGKAARTHTSISGESTSIATAAVAFAKQHVGELDGKSVLVVGAGKMGSLAARRLRDDGASDIIVLNRSHARAQDVAQNLGGVARVAEMPGLVNALKDADVVVTSTGASHFIVTPGNVAEAMLARPSRPLFIVDIAVPRDVDPEVTRIAGVGLVDVDALKGLIDVTLEKRREAIPLVEEIIAGHVERFQQWYQSRVAVPVIASLVQKTEAIREAELARLFGRCPELTEREKILITGMSMTIVSKLLHSAITRIRGKAVENRAEAMTHARMLDELFELQALGDGELVQLAALEDMSE is encoded by the coding sequence GTGTGTCTGGGCCTTTCGCACAACACCGCGCCGGTCGACGTGCGCGAGCGGCATGCGTTTCCGCCGCAGAAGATGGGCGAGGCGCTGATCGCGCTGCGCGATTACCAGGCGGTGCGCGAAGCGCTGATGCTGCAGACCTGCGGACGGCTCGAGATCTACGCCGAGCTCGAAGACTACGAGGCCGGCGTCGGCCAGCTGCGCACGTTCCTGAACAACTTCCGGCACGGCGACGTGAACGACATGGATTCGTACATGTACACGCTGCTGGGGACGCAGGCGATCGACCATCTCTTCCGCGTCAGCACCGGGCTCGACTCGATGCTGATCGGCGAAGCCGAGATCCTCGGCCAGGTGAAGGACGCGTACGTCCAGGCGCAGCGCGCGCGTTCGCTGGGCAAGACCCTGCACACCCTCTTCCGCGAAGCGCTCGAAGCCGGCAAGGCGGCGCGCACGCACACCTCGATCTCCGGCGAATCGACGTCGATCGCGACGGCGGCGGTGGCGTTCGCGAAACAGCACGTCGGCGAACTCGACGGGAAGAGCGTCCTCGTCGTCGGCGCCGGGAAGATGGGGTCGCTCGCGGCGCGGCGTTTGCGCGACGACGGCGCAAGCGACATCATCGTCCTCAACCGTTCGCACGCGCGGGCGCAGGACGTCGCCCAGAACCTGGGCGGCGTCGCGCGCGTCGCGGAGATGCCGGGGCTCGTCAACGCGCTCAAGGACGCCGACGTCGTCGTCACCTCGACTGGCGCCTCGCATTTCATCGTCACCCCCGGCAACGTCGCCGAAGCGATGCTGGCGCGGCCGTCGCGGCCGCTCTTCATCGTCGACATCGCGGTGCCGCGCGACGTCGATCCCGAGGTCACGCGGATCGCCGGCGTCGGGCTGGTCGACGTCGACGCGCTCAAGGGACTGATCGACGTCACGCTCGAGAAGCGGCGCGAGGCGATCCCGCTGGTCGAAGAGATCATCGCCGGACACGTCGAGCGCTTCCAGCAGTGGTACCAGTCGCGCGTCGCCGTTCCGGTGATCGCGTCGCTGGTGCAGAAGACCGAAGCGATCCGCGAAGCCGAACTGGCGCGCCTCTTCGGGCGCTGTCCGGAGTTGACGGAGCGCGAGAAGATCCTCATCACCGGGATGTCGATGACGATCGTCTCGAAGCTGCTGCACTCGGCGATCACGCGCATCCGCGGCAAAGCCGTCGAGAACCGCGCCGAAGCGATGACGCACGCGCGGATGCTCGACGAACTCTTCGAACTGCAGGCGCTCGGCGACGGCGAGCTCGTCCAGCTCGCTGCGCTGGAGGACATGAGCGAGTGA